The Acidobacteriota bacterium DNA window GCTGCGTTCGAGAAACGCTCCGGCCGCCTGCGCGCCGCCGACCATCCACACCCTCGAATGGCCCGCGCGGTCGATCTCGGCAAGGACTTCGTTCGGCTCACCAGATGTGATCCGAACCGCCGGTGCTGCCGGAGCGAGAGGACGCTGGGAAAGAACCCAGCACGGCTTCGTGGCGTATGGCCACTCGCCGAAGCCGACGACCTGCTCGTAGGTTCGACTGCCCATCACCAACGCATCGATCGAGTCGAAGAAGCTCGCGTAGCCGTAGTCGTCGGCCTCGGACTGCTCCGAGCCGAGCCAGTCCACGCCGCCCTGCTCATCCGCGATGAATCCGTCGATGCTGCACGCTACGTAGTAAATGACCTCGGCCATGGCTCATCTTAATCCGCATTTTTCATGACCCTTCCGCTGTAACGCGCGATGATCTTCGCCGCACCGCTCCTTCAGTCACTTAACTCGATGTGGTGACGGATCGACATGGGGTGCTTTCGAATCCAGACCTCCGGGACTCCTCTTTCATGAAGCTTCGCCAGACGGTGAATCCCGTCGACGATCCAGAGGGTGCCGTCGTCCTCGATGAAGT harbors:
- a CDS encoding dihydrofolate reductase family protein, which codes for MAEVIYYVACSIDGFIADEQGGVDWLGSEQSEADDYGYASFFDSIDALVMGSRTYEQVVGFGEWPYATKPCWVLSQRPLAPAAPAVRITSGEPNEVLAEIDRAGHSRVWMVGGAQAAGAFLERSLMTQLVISVIPVVLGRGIPLFQGVGSIREFALERTDRFQSGVVQCRYSAKMHRTQAAS